In Carcharodon carcharias isolate sCarCar2 chromosome 3, sCarCar2.pri, whole genome shotgun sequence, a single window of DNA contains:
- the LOC121275802 gene encoding histone H4-like: MGRGKGGKGLGKGGAKRHRKVLRDNIQGITKPAIRHLARRGGVKRISGLIYEEVRGVLKVFLENVIRDSVTYMEHAKRKTVTGIDVVYSLKRQGRTLYGFGG, translated from the coding sequence ATGGGCAGAGGGAAAGGCGGAAAGGGGCTGGGCAAAGGCGGAGCCAAGCGGCACCGCAAAGTCCTTCGCGATAACATCCAGGGCATCACCAAGCCGGCCATCCGGCACCTGGCCCGCCGCGGGGGCGTCAAGCGCATCTCCGGCCTCATCTACGAGGAGGTCCGCGGAGTCCTGAAGGTTTTCTTGGAAAATGTGATCAGGGACTCGGTCACCTACATGGAACACGCCAAGCGCAAGACGGTGACGGGCATAGATGTGGTCTACTCCCTGAAGCGCCAGGGGCGGACCCTGTATGGCTTCGGTGGTTGA